The nucleotide sequence AAGGGTCTGTTTCGCCATGCCTGAGCCGGTTCATCCCCACGTGTGTGGGGAACTCCATACATATTACTGGTAGGTAAGAATATAAACCGGTTCATCCCCACGTGTGTGGGGAACTCTCTTCACCTTTTATACTATTAAAGCGGAAAGCTCTTGCCCGTATCCCCCCCTTGCAGACAATATTGTATTATAATAATATTAATATTTAAACCATATTTATTATTAATTGCCATGATATTGTCACCAACACTATATTTCATCAGATATATCAGCCGTTCGGCAAAAACGATACCAATTTAATCCCATCCATGTCCACTGGCACGCGCCTGTTATCCCCGAGAGTAACAAAATCATAACCAGCTTCATTTTGCGCCCTCCACACCATAACCGCATTACCCTCACCCAGTCCCTTTTTTACATTTTCCCAGACCATCTCCCGTACCTTCACAGAAAAATCACCTACATAAACACCTGCACGTATTTCAAGCATCCATACTGCCAATCTCCCGCGAAGACCTGGCGGAGCATTTTCAGTTACGATGACCAGCATCACCAATCCCCCTTTCCTCAGGAATCGCAGGCTGCAAAGCATCAGGCGCCGCTTTCGGAAGGGAAATACCTCCAGCCGCCAGAATCTCCTCAATAGTGGGAATTATATTTTTAAGCAATTTTGTCTCCCTGAATGCATCCCTGCATGCCCTGCGCACCATGCCTTCAGGATCTTTTGG is from Methanosarcinales archaeon and encodes:
- the cas2 gene encoding type I-E CRISPR-associated endoribonuclease Cas2; translated protein: MLVIVTENAPPGLRGRLAVWMLEIRAGVYVGDFSVKVREMVWENVKKGLGEGNAVMVWRAQNEAGYDFVTLGDNRRVPVDMDGIKLVSFLPNG